From a single Capsicum annuum cultivar UCD-10X-F1 chromosome 12, UCD10Xv1.1, whole genome shotgun sequence genomic region:
- the LOC107849316 gene encoding putative B3 domain-containing protein At3g49610: MVFTMLSLDDFVGMASTPNMTPMDYLLTVSKVAWTKINIQERINHKSIFSSFPIENSTLDFVIPKGKRSMRNTRARKFTEQFFCNSGDSMIKKAVENNSDERVNRVFKMDWDVGVSNQEFFLLEKSTKNHKEKENRVIKINWKGSGNFAFERQFPIIRKKRSRELANEDQKRFKKKAKRNIIVRVKVPPVGLINRELDIDFKKKITEMGGSLVSVKLVIEKRLFDTDVKRAEGRLLIPQRQMINVFLEPEEDSRLNTRSGDNMCEMKVMLIQPSREISKINLRKWFMNKGNGNYVLVTYWNEVVETNDLKIGTKVQLWAFRKGTDLCFALVKHED; the protein is encoded by the coding sequence ATGGTTTTCACAATGTTGAGTCTAGACGATTTTGTGGGCATGGCGTCTACGCCCAACATGACTCCAATGGATTATTTGCTTACTGTATCTAAAGTTGCCTGGACCAAAATCAATATACAAGAAAGAATCAACCACAAGTCCATCTTCTCTTCATTCCCAATAGAAAATTCAACTCTTGATTTCGTCATCCCAAAAGGGAAACGGTCAATGCGAAACACTAGGGCTAGAAAATTTACTGAACAATTCTTCTGCAACAGTGGCGATTCGATGATCAAGAAAGCTGTGGAAAATAATTCTGATGAAAGGGTAAACAGAGTGTTCAAAATGGATTGGGATGTTGGGGTTAGCAATCAAGAATTCTTCCTTCTCGAAAAGTCGACGAAAAATcataaagagaaagaaaacagAGTGATCAAAATCAATTGGAAGGGTAGTGGTAATTTTGCATTTGAGAGACAATTCCCCATTATCAGAAAAAAAAGATCCCGAGAATTAGCCAACGAAGATCAAAAACGATTCAAGAAGAAGGCAAAGAGGAACATTATTGTTAGGGTTAAAGTCCCTCCTGTTGGACTAATCAACAGAGAATTGGATATTGATTTCAAGAAAAAGATTACTGAAATGGGGGGTTCACTTGTATCAGTTAAATTGGTGATCGAAAAAAGACTATTCGATACGGACGTTAAACGAGCAGAGGGCAGGCTTTTAATCCCGCAAAGACAGATGATTAATGTGTTTCTTGAACCAGAAGAAGATTCACGTTTGAATACGCGTAGTGGGGACAACATGTGTGAGATGAAAGTGATGTTGATCCAGCCTTCTCGTGAAATAAgtaaaatcaatttgagaaaATGGTTTATGAACAAAGGCAATGGGAACTATGTGTTGGTGACTTACTGGAATGAAGTTGTGGAAACGAATGATCTGAAAATTGGTACAAAGGTGCAACTGTGGGCATTCAGAAAGGGTACTGACTTGTGTTTTGCATTGGTTAAACATGAAGATTGA